Proteins found in one Triticum urartu cultivar G1812 chromosome 4, Tu2.1, whole genome shotgun sequence genomic segment:
- the LOC125552136 gene encoding beta-glucuronosyltransferase GlcAT14B-like: protein MRKHLPQPGRHRWMRSLLLALPLLSLPILYAALGPARTQQPPSPPRLGGRQQQQQPLPPPRLAYLISGGPGDGPRIRRLLRALYHPWNYYLVGVSGEEERADLEAFVRGEEAPRRYGNVRVAAPGEWPVVSRRGPTELAATLHGAALLLREFDGWSWFINLSASDYPLMPQDDLLHIFSYLPRDLNFIDHTSNIGWKEHQRARPIIVDPALQISNKTEVVTTKEKRSLPSAFKIFVGSSWVILSRSFLEFCILGWDNLPRTLLMYFTNFLSSSEGYFHTVICNSKYYQNTTINNDLRFMAWDNPPRTHPLNLTAEYFDAMANSGLPFAHSFTRDDPVLDMIDTELLKRAPDRFTPGGWCLGSPVGGKDPCTVFGRSFVLRPIKGSGKLEKLLLKLLEPDNFRPKQCI from the exons ATGAGGAAGCACCTGCCGCAGCCGGGCCGCCACAGGTGGATGCGCTCGCTGCTGCTCGCGCTGCCGCTCCTCTCGCTCCCGATCCTCTACGCCGCGCTCGGGCCGGCGCGCACGCAGcagccgccctccccgccgcggCTCGGGgggaggcagcagcagcagcagcccctGCCGCCGCCCAGGCTGGCGTACCTCATCTCGGGCGGCCCCGGCGACGGCCCGCGGATCCGCCGCCTCCTGCGGGCGCTCTACCACCCCTGGAACTACTACCTCGTCGGGGTCTCGGGGGAGGAGGAGCGCGCGGATCTCGAGGCCTTCGTGCGCGGCGAGGAGGCGCCCCGGAGGTACGGCAACGTCAGGGTCGCGGCGCCGGGGGAGTGGCCCGTGGTCTCGCGCCGGGGCCCGACCGAGCTGGCCGCCACGCTCCACGGCGCCGCCCTGCTGCTCAGGGAGTTCGACGGGTGGAGCTGGTTCATCAATCTCAGCGCCTCCGACTACCCGCTCATGCCCCAAGATG ACCTCCTTCATATCTTCTCATATCTTCCAAGAGATCTGAACTTTATCGACCACACAAGCAATATTGGTTGGAAGGA GCATCAAAGGGCTAGACCAATCATCGTGGATCCAGCATTGCAGATCTCAAACAAAACTGAGGTTGTGACAACAAAGGAGAAAAGAAGCTTGCCTTCAGCTTTCAAAATATTTGTAG GTTCGTCGTGGGTAATATTGAGCCGATCATTCCTGGAGTTCTGCATATTGGGATGGGACAACCTTCCTCGCACGCTGCTCATGTACTTCACCAATTTCCTGTCGTCCTCGGAGGGATACTTCCACACGGTGATCTGCAACTCAAAGTACTACCAGAACACCACCATCAACAATGATCTCCGTTTCATGGCGTGGGACAACCCCCCTCGGACGCACCCTCTCAACCTGACAGCCGAGTACTTCGACGCAATGGCGAACAGCGGGCTGCCATTTGCGCACTCTTTCACGCGTGACGATCCGGTCCTGGATATGATTGACACTGAGCTGTTGAAGCGAGCGCCCGACCGCTTCACACCAGGTGGATGGTGCCTGGGTAGCCCGGTGGGCGGCAAAGACCCTTGTACTGTTTTCGGAAGGTCATTTGTTCTCAGGCCGATTAAAGGTTCGGGGAAGCTAGAGAAGTTGTTGTTGAAACTTTTGGAACCTGACAACTTCAGGCCTAAACAGTGTATATAA